GTAAGCAGATGGTGTATGAATCAATCGATAAGCCTATTGATGAGGCGCTTAAAGCGGAAGCTTACTGGCTTTACCAAGCCATCAGTAAAACTCCTGCAATTAAGCGTTTTACCATTGCCGACGAGCAAGGCTTGGAGCATGAGATGGAAAACCAGCGCAATTGGGAAGAGTTAGTGATGAAGGTGCAAGATATTAACTAACAAATATTACTCTGAGTAGTCGCTAAATAGTACTGAGAGTACATGCCAAGTAGTGCAGTGTTATCCCCCTGCACTATTTGGTTAATTGCATTATTTCATTAGTCTAGATTTAAATAACTTAGGCAACTAAAACACACCGTTTTCATTGCGAATATTGCCGCCACTGATTAACGAATAAAATCGCATAAAACCATCCAGCGCTTGAATTGAGTCCCAATGCTCCACAATTCGACCATTCTCTAAACGCCAGGTATCAATAATATTCATGCCTTTTTGATCGTTACCGCGATGTTCTTTTTTCAACGTGGCATGCGAGTGAAATATCACATAGTCACCGTCAACATAGATGTGTTTCACGTCATAGCTATAGTCTGGGTAGTCTTCAACAAATTCTTGTAAAAAGCTTACCAAACCGGTGACTTTATCTGGCAAGTTACGATTGTGCTGTGTATAAGCGCTGTCGTTATAGCGCTGTAAAACATAATCAAAATTGTGATTGTTCATTAAGTTTTGCACAAAATCAGTGATCACTTCCGCATTCTCAAGTTCTTGCGCTGTCCAATTGGCTTTTTGCAAAGATGCCAAGTCAATAATAGGTTGCTTAGCGGCATTAGCCGTTGCCACACTAGTTAATACAACAAATGCTAATAATGTTATTACTTTCCACATAAGTTTTTCCTCATTAGATATTTAAGCTCAATAGTTACTTATGTATACCAACATAAACAAAAGAAACTTAAGAAACAAGAACGCACAAAAGCATGCCCTAGTTACCTTTTAGTGCCTATAGGCATTGAATCAACTGAGGAAAAACATATAAATTTTAAGGCTGAACATTCGAACAACCATACACTAAGAGCTTGATTAATAAGAGGTATGTTAACTAATAAGCGCGATGGATACAGTTTAAAGGAATTGAGTTGTAACGAAAAAGGCAGATAGTCGCCTATCTGCCTTCTTTAGCATTGAGCGTAGTAAACGTATTAAGCCTAGAAGCTCCACTCATAACTTAGCGCCACATTTTCAGAGCCTGGGTTGATATCGCCAAAGCCCGCATTAGAAATATGGCCAAACTCAAATTTAACCGCTTGCTCTGCATTAACGTGATAGCGAGCTATAAAACGGCTGTAAAATTCAATATTGTCGCCAAGCGCTTCAGTATGTTTTAAATACCCAGCAGAAAAGCCAAACCCCGCGGTAACATTGGGCATCACTTGCCAATAACGATTAGCACCAACCGCATAATATTGGTTGCCATCAACATCCGACATAAACATAAATGTTGGTTTTACGTTATATATCGTAGGAAGCGTATGGTAGTCATACTGAACAAAGAACGCTTCCGTTGTAGTAGAGTCGAATATTCCCCAGTTAGACACACCGATACTTGCTGTTTGACCTGTCACAGTATCAGCCATACTGATTGAGCTTGTTAAGCCCAGCGCAACGAACGATGCTGGCACGAGGAAACTTTTAAAGATTTTCATACTTTCACCCCATTGGTTAAAACTGTCTACTGCTCAAATTATCGGCAAGGATAATGCTTCAACCGCTCCATTACCGTTATCAAATGTTAACTATTGGTTATTTATTTTGCCGGCAGCGACAATCGCAATAAAAACCATTAGCGTGCCGCGCCAGCTATATGCGATTCAAACAGCTGGCAACAGCGATTAACCAGCAACTAAAAAGGCGCAAACGAATCCTTAGCTGTTTTTGGCATGGTCCAGCGCTCCTCTGCTGACAAAGCCTCAGCTGGCATAATATTTCTAGGAATTTGCATACGGTCGCCATACAACCAAAACACTAGATTCGAACGCTGACCAGATTTGATCGGCTGCGCCGCATGGGCAACACTGCCGCGATGAATCAAGGCTGTACCCGGCGCAAACGATAGGCGTTTAATGGCACCGGTTTGACGATCATAAAAATCTACCTCAGAGCCCGTAAACTCTTCACCCGGCAAGTTCATATTGATATTTAACGTAGCCGCCGACGCATCAGTATGAAGGCGCAATGAAGTATCAACGCCAGCTTGGTACTGAATCGAAAAGCCGAAGGTTTGCGTATCGTAACCCGTAATATCGGGGAACAACATCCGAGCGATTGGTCGCATATAGCTATTCATCAGCTCCTGATAAAATGCCTGAAAACTGGGAGCAGCTAGATAACCTTCTGAACGTTCATCCAACATAGCGCCAAAACGATTAAGGGCGATACCGTAAGGTGGCCTTAATGGAATACCCGCATCGGCCACTTGGGTAAAATAATCGCGTAATTCGGCTAAGCGCTCAGGATTAAAAAACTGCGTTTGATAAACACCCGGCGCCACTTCTTGCCATAAGTTTTTCACCTCAGATTCAGTAACTGGAGTTTGCCAAGCTTGATTAACCGCTGCGCGCAGCTTGTTATCGAACAAGTCGTCAGTTAATACAGGTAAGGTGCTTTGCTCAGTCTGCTGCCACTCTTGCCATGCGCTGGTAAACAATTCGCGATTATCATCCCAAAATGCTTGTACAGTAGGCGCCCGCGCTAACATGGCATCACGCGAAGGCAATGCTAATGCCCTCGCCTTCGCTAAGCTCGGCGTAGATAAGCTCGATGTAGATAAATTTGTAGAAACTGCTGTGTTATTCATTACTGCCTCCAAATCGATTACCTAAAAGCAAATGCTATTAAGCACTTTCTGTTAGGTAATTGCTGCAACGGCTTTAACATGAGAGAGCCGCAAAAAAATAAGTGAAAAATTGATGGCGGGAAATTTATTACATTAAGATAAATGAATAAACAACCAATAAAATAATACAGTATTTCTTTATTGTTAATAATAAAGATATACGCTATGGAATGAGGCCTTGCTTCACAGCGCTGTTTTGAGATGCCTAGAGCTAGTTAGAGCGACAGAGATAAGCCGACTACTGCTACTGATTGTTCTCACTTTGTCACTAGTGTTATGGTTTAATGCCTATACCTAAACAAACACTGCGGCTAAACACAGTTTTGCTAAGCAAGCTCTAGCTAAACAAAACGCATGCTTGAAACGCATGATTGCAGTCAGCAAGACAGCAGTAGTAATACCAGAAATAGTATCAAGGAGATCACCCAATGCGTTTATGGACGTACAAGCGCGCTTTTCAATACGAAAACAATAATTATGAAGTCAAATTTAGCTTCACTTTCACCACTTACACCTCTCAACTATTTTGCAATAACACCATAATTGACCAAGTTACTGGCACTTTTGTTGAAGGCTTGCCAGTGATCAAACACAAAGTTGAGCCGCCCACTATTCAAGGTGTTGATGGAAGCAGTGAATTAATTAACAGCAGTTTAAAAACAGCGTTCACAGTATCTGTGGGTTATATCAGCCTTTGGAAGGTTGGTATTGAAGTTAACAATAGCATTGATAATGAAGACGGAAACAAACTGATCTACGCCAGCCATCCCGGCAAAGACATCCACTACGGGGTAAAGATGGTCGGCAAACTTAATAGCGCTCATGTTTCACCACAAACGCAAGCAAAAATGGAAGTGCAACGCCAAAAATGGCAACAAAACAAACATTCAATATTTGCCGATATCGGCCTTGGTTTGGCGTTTTTTGTCGTTGCTAAAATCACGGGGGATTTAACGATTGCCGCCTTGACAGGGGTAACCTTAGGGCTAGCACTGGTAGTACTCCAACGTTTTGTAAAAGTAGATCTGCTCGGTGGTTTTGCCGTTTTTGGCACTGTTATGCTGATGATCTCAGGTATTTTTTCGCTGGTGTTTCAAAGTGAATATCTAGTGCAACTCAAAGGTACATTTATGGGGCTAATAAGTGCTTCAGTACTGTTAATTGATGGCTTATTCAGAAAAGGTAGCTACTTTGGCGCACGCTTTGAGCGCTACCTTAACGCTCCTATTGCGCATCAATTTTTTGTCATTGGTCTGGCGGTGATAGGTGTCATAATGGCGGGGGTAAACTACCTAGTCGCCAACTACATGAGTGAAGATTTTTGGCTTAACTACGACACTTTTCTAGAAATGCCTTTGTATTTTGTATTGTTTTTTACCTTAGTTTGGCGGGCAGGTATGACAAATCGAACGGTAAATTAAGCTCAGCAAAAGGAGCTAAGCTCATTAAAGAGAGCTAAGCTCCTTAACTATTCAGTTATTTGACCTTTCAGCTATGTTTCCCAGCTATTTCTCCCAGTATGGCACCTCACCATAGTACTCAATAAAGTAATCGATAAAGGCACGTACTTTTGGTGCCAGTAAACGTGAGCTTGGATAAACCGCCCAAATCGCGGTATCGGTTGTTAATGGGTAGTCTTTTAGCACTTGCACTAGCTCACCTTTAGCTAGCGCTTTATAGGCACACCAAATTGAGGTTATGGTTAATCCTGCACCATCAATACAAGCATCGCGAATCGACTCACCATTATCAATGCGAATAGCTCCCTTAACTTTAATTTTTTCAATGCCATTGGGGGTTTGAAAATCCCAGTGGTCAATACCAATTAGGTTAATACACTCGTGATTGAGCAAGTCGGCAGGCGTGCTAGGTTCGCCATACTTTTCAATATAGTCAGGTGATGCACAAATGATGCGCCTGTCAGCGGCGAGCTTTCTGGCAACTAAGGTTGAATCATTTAAAGCGGCATTGCGAATGGCAATATCAAAGCCCCCTTCCACCATATCAACTATGCTATCACTTTGCCTAAGATCCACTTTCAGCTCAGGATGCGCTGTTACAAACTCTTTTAACGCCGGCACGATATGCATTCGCCCAAACGATGATGGCGCGGTAACACGAATCGTGCCTTGCGGAGTAAAGCTGCCAGCACCAACCGATGCCTTAGCACTATCAACCGCGTTAAGCACTTCTTCCGCATGGGGTAAAAACTCGCGCCCTTCCTCAGTTAACGAGACTTTGCGGGTCGTTCGGTGAATTAACTTCACCCCAAGTGACTCTTCCAACTTGTTAATATGCATACTGGCCACAGGAGGCGACAGGTTTAGTTCGCTACCGGCTTTACTAATATTGTGTAATGCAGCGACACGGACAAAGAGTCTAAGGTGGTCGTTGTTCATAATGAATCACTCGCTATCAACACCAATTATTAAATAAATCTTAAAACAGATTGCATAGCAGAGTCTATTATCAAGCTTTAATTCTGTAAATATACTTTCCTCACTTAATCGAAACAGCCATTTCACGGCTGACAATGTTCACAACAGAAGCACTGACTAGAGGCAATACAAGATGACAACGCAAATGAAGGCAATGATAATTAACGAATTTGGCGGTAGTGATGTATTTACAGCGACAGAGCTCGCTAAACCTGAGGCAACCGCCGGCCACGTTGTAGTAAAGGTTAAAGCAACCAGCGTTAATACCGTTGATACTATGATTCGCCAAATGGGTGAAGATTTAGCGCCATTGTCGCCGACACTACCCGGTGTATTAGGGATGGATTTTGCTGGTGTTATCGACTCTGTGGGTGAAG
This Thalassotalea euphylliae DNA region includes the following protein-coding sequences:
- a CDS encoding nuclear transport factor 2 family protein, giving the protein MWKVITLLAFVVLTSVATANAAKQPIIDLASLQKANWTAQELENAEVITDFVQNLMNNHNFDYVLQRYNDSAYTQHNRNLPDKVTGLVSFLQEFVEDYPDYSYDVKHIYVDGDYVIFHSHATLKKEHRGNDQKGMNIIDTWRLENGRIVEHWDSIQALDGFMRFYSLISGGNIRNENGVF
- a CDS encoding acyloxyacyl hydrolase yields the protein MKIFKSFLVPASFVALGLTSSISMADTVTGQTASIGVSNWGIFDSTTTEAFFVQYDYHTLPTIYNVKPTFMFMSDVDGNQYYAVGANRYWQVMPNVTAGFGFSAGYLKHTEALGDNIEFYSRFIARYHVNAEQAVKFEFGHISNAGFGDINPGSENVALSYEWSF
- a CDS encoding 2OG-Fe(II) oxygenase, which produces MNNTAVSTNLSTSSLSTPSLAKARALALPSRDAMLARAPTVQAFWDDNRELFTSAWQEWQQTEQSTLPVLTDDLFDNKLRAAVNQAWQTPVTESEVKNLWQEVAPGVYQTQFFNPERLAELRDYFTQVADAGIPLRPPYGIALNRFGAMLDERSEGYLAAPSFQAFYQELMNSYMRPIARMLFPDITGYDTQTFGFSIQYQAGVDTSLRLHTDASAATLNINMNLPGEEFTGSEVDFYDRQTGAIKRLSFAPGTALIHRGSVAHAAQPIKSGQRSNLVFWLYGDRMQIPRNIMPAEALSAEERWTMPKTAKDSFAPF
- a CDS encoding septation protein IspZ, which encodes MRLWTYKRAFQYENNNYEVKFSFTFTTYTSQLFCNNTIIDQVTGTFVEGLPVIKHKVEPPTIQGVDGSSELINSSLKTAFTVSVGYISLWKVGIEVNNSIDNEDGNKLIYASHPGKDIHYGVKMVGKLNSAHVSPQTQAKMEVQRQKWQQNKHSIFADIGLGLAFFVVAKITGDLTIAALTGVTLGLALVVLQRFVKVDLLGGFAVFGTVMLMISGIFSLVFQSEYLVQLKGTFMGLISASVLLIDGLFRKGSYFGARFERYLNAPIAHQFFVIGLAVIGVIMAGVNYLVANYMSEDFWLNYDTFLEMPLYFVLFFTLVWRAGMTNRTVN
- a CDS encoding LysR family transcriptional regulator, whose product is MNNDHLRLFVRVAALHNISKAGSELNLSPPVASMHINKLEESLGVKLIHRTTRKVSLTEEGREFLPHAEEVLNAVDSAKASVGAGSFTPQGTIRVTAPSSFGRMHIVPALKEFVTAHPELKVDLRQSDSIVDMVEGGFDIAIRNAALNDSTLVARKLAADRRIICASPDYIEKYGEPSTPADLLNHECINLIGIDHWDFQTPNGIEKIKVKGAIRIDNGESIRDACIDGAGLTITSIWCAYKALAKGELVQVLKDYPLTTDTAIWAVYPSSRLLAPKVRAFIDYFIEYYGEVPYWEK